A window of the Desulforapulum autotrophicum HRM2 genome harbors these coding sequences:
- a CDS encoding 4Fe-4S dicluster domain-containing protein: MSKHTDSEKGLYMRAGTRLNPFVVADANLCIGCRVCEIACASAHTKGDELLTIGNINTPIQPRLYLVRDGQTAVPVQCRHCEDAPCAQSCPVDAICQVDGVILIDDKRCIGCKSCMMACPFGAIELMPLYDQGRPVIQHLPLDNDECKQAYFASKCDRCAHLEEPACIANCTRNALKIFQPENHKDSRMVAAAKSLSQFAGNYSH; the protein is encoded by the coding sequence ATGAGTAAACATACCGATTCAGAAAAGGGCCTGTATATGAGGGCGGGAACCCGTCTGAACCCCTTTGTGGTGGCAGATGCCAACCTGTGCATCGGTTGCAGGGTCTGTGAAATCGCCTGTGCCTCAGCCCATACAAAAGGCGACGAGCTGCTGACCATAGGTAATATTAATACTCCCATTCAGCCGCGCCTTTACCTGGTTCGGGATGGACAGACAGCTGTACCCGTGCAATGCCGCCATTGCGAGGATGCTCCCTGCGCGCAGTCTTGTCCTGTTGATGCAATATGCCAGGTCGATGGTGTCATTCTAATCGATGATAAGCGTTGCATTGGCTGTAAGTCATGCATGATGGCCTGCCCCTTTGGCGCGATTGAACTGATGCCCCTTTATGATCAGGGACGCCCGGTGATCCAGCACCTTCCCCTGGATAATGATGAATGTAAACAGGCCTATTTTGCCAGTAAATGTGATCGCTGTGCCCATCTTGAGGAACCGGCCTGCATTGCCAACTGTACCCGGAACGCCCTGAAGATCTTTCAGCCGGAAAACCACAAGGACAGCCGCATGGTTGCCGCTGCAAAAAGTTTATCCCAGTTTGCTGGAA
- a CDS encoding formate dehydrogenase H subunit alpha, selenocysteine-containing, whose product MREVQTTCPYCGTGCSLVLQVEDNKIVNVVPAKGNSVNQGRLCSKGHFGMEFVHSPERLTEPLIRKDGILQPASWDEAYDLIAERFSAYKETFGPMSIAGFSSARCSNEENYLMQKLMRAGVGTNSVDHCARLUHAPTVAGLSTTLGSGAMTNSICELDTMGKGDLIFAIGTNTAACHPLMGVGMLAAVQRGARLIVADPRAITLTQHADPWLRLNPGSDLALLNGLAHVIITEGLEDTSYIAQHVDGFEAFKALVEVYTPDYVEAITGIGATKIIAAARLMTEADNMSIYYTMGITQHITGVDNVTAVSNLALLTGNIGRPKTGVNPLRGQNNVQGSCDMGALPDVFPGYQKVNNKAVRKSFEKAWGVDLPTKPGLTVPSVFEAIEQDAVKAVYVFGENPMRSDPDVNHVQHCLEHLDFLVVQDIFMTETAQMADVVLPGACFAEKDGTFTSTERRVQRIRKAVEPCGDALPDWKILADILDRLGVRATYDHPSQIFDEMCALTPTYRGMNYQRLETEALQWPCPTKDHPGTPILHVDGPMSGKAKFAPSHYRPPAEMPDGQYPLILTTGRVVTHYHTGTMTQMCWGLHGADPRERAEIHPEDADKLGIEDGDAIRVSSRRGSVECLAQRTKRVPRGLVFMTFHYSESSGNMLTTSACDPVTQTPELKFCSIAIEKILPRADFAAQGHKELSYHE is encoded by the coding sequence ATGAGAGAGGTACAGACGACCTGTCCCTATTGTGGAACAGGTTGCAGCTTGGTTTTACAGGTGGAAGATAATAAAATTGTGAACGTTGTGCCGGCAAAGGGTAACAGCGTAAACCAGGGGCGGCTATGTTCAAAGGGGCATTTTGGCATGGAGTTTGTCCATAGCCCTGAACGATTAACCGAACCACTCATCCGAAAAGATGGCATTTTACAGCCCGCATCCTGGGATGAGGCCTATGACCTTATTGCAGAACGATTCTCCGCTTATAAAGAGACCTTTGGCCCCATGAGTATTGCGGGTTTCAGTTCTGCCCGCTGCAGCAATGAGGAAAACTACCTCATGCAGAAGCTTATGCGGGCAGGGGTCGGCACCAATTCAGTCGATCATTGTGCCCGTCTGTGACACGCTCCCACTGTGGCCGGACTGTCCACAACATTGGGAAGTGGCGCAATGACAAATTCTATTTGTGAACTGGACACAATGGGCAAAGGAGATCTCATCTTTGCCATTGGCACCAATACAGCGGCATGCCATCCCCTCATGGGGGTAGGAATGCTTGCGGCCGTGCAGAGGGGTGCCCGTCTGATCGTGGCCGATCCCCGTGCCATTACCCTGACCCAACATGCGGATCCATGGTTGCGCCTGAACCCGGGCAGCGATCTTGCCCTGCTCAACGGGCTTGCCCATGTGATTATTACAGAAGGGCTTGAGGATACATCTTACATAGCGCAGCATGTGGACGGATTTGAAGCCTTTAAAGCGCTTGTCGAGGTCTATACCCCTGACTATGTTGAGGCCATTACCGGAATTGGTGCGACCAAAATTATAGCCGCAGCCCGACTCATGACCGAGGCCGATAATATGTCTATCTATTACACCATGGGGATAACCCAGCATATCACCGGCGTTGATAATGTCACCGCTGTCTCCAACCTTGCCCTGCTCACGGGGAATATCGGCCGCCCAAAAACCGGGGTGAATCCGTTGCGGGGTCAAAACAATGTCCAGGGGTCCTGTGATATGGGCGCGCTTCCAGATGTGTTTCCGGGGTATCAAAAGGTGAATAACAAGGCGGTGCGTAAATCCTTTGAAAAGGCGTGGGGAGTAGACTTGCCTACGAAACCGGGGCTCACCGTTCCTTCTGTCTTTGAGGCAATTGAGCAGGATGCGGTAAAGGCAGTTTATGTTTTTGGAGAAAATCCCATGCGCAGCGACCCGGATGTGAATCATGTCCAGCATTGCCTTGAACACCTTGATTTCCTGGTCGTGCAGGATATCTTCATGACCGAGACCGCCCAGATGGCGGATGTGGTTTTACCCGGCGCCTGCTTTGCGGAAAAAGACGGCACCTTTACCTCCACTGAACGACGGGTTCAGCGGATTCGCAAGGCCGTGGAACCCTGCGGTGACGCTTTGCCTGACTGGAAAATTTTAGCTGATATCCTTGACCGTCTCGGCGTTCGGGCCACCTATGACCATCCTTCACAAATATTCGACGAGATGTGTGCCCTGACGCCCACCTACAGGGGCATGAACTATCAACGCCTTGAAACAGAGGCCCTGCAGTGGCCATGTCCCACCAAAGATCATCCAGGAACCCCCATCCTCCATGTGGACGGGCCAATGTCTGGAAAGGCGAAGTTTGCCCCTTCACATTATCGACCGCCGGCTGAAATGCCCGATGGGCAATACCCGCTCATACTCACAACCGGACGGGTTGTCACCCATTACCACACGGGAACCATGACACAGATGTGCTGGGGCCTGCACGGCGCTGACCCCCGGGAACGTGCTGAAATCCATCCAGAAGATGCCGATAAACTGGGCATTGAAGATGGGGACGCCATCCGGGTTTCTTCCCGCCGGGGCAGTGTGGAATGCCTTGCTCAACGAACGAAAAGGGTACCCCGGGGCCTTGTGTTTATGACCTTTCACTATTCAGAAAGTTCGGGGAATATGCTGACCACTTCAGCGTGTGATCCTGTCACCCAGACCCCGGAATTAAAATTTTGCAGTATTGCCATTGAAAAGATACTTCCCCGGGCGGACTTTGCCGCCCAGGGACACAAGGAGTTAAGTTATCATGAGTAA
- a CDS encoding type II toxin-antitoxin system HipA family toxin, with the protein MESITAASIKIWGDIAGYVAWEKGEPCATFEYEPKFLRNGLDLAPMTMNLRDARQGARWSFPDIDPMTFHGLPGLLASSLPDNFGNKLIDSWLVRHGRDPKTFNAIERLCYIGTRGMGALEFYPQLSSKRLDQSITVDVKELMALVQDALTERTRLDARIDEGTADKEKAEALLAILRVGTSAGGAVPKAIIAINDKGHVISGQSDVPKGYEHWILKFDGISEDKPDKFGTSFDNGRVEYAYYLMAQDAGINMMECRLLEENGRAHFMTKRFDRVGNEKIHVLSLACMSHLGWNPAGSAGYEQAFYTMRMLRMTYAEQEQQFRRMVFNAVSKNIDDHTKNISYMMDKDGVWKLSPAYDLTLSFDSTELFGDQHKMTINGKQKDITIEDLLSVAKNMGIKKGSKIIEQVRDSVARWDTFAGQAGVQKDVRKHISDLHMSLKDTT; encoded by the coding sequence ATGGAATCGATAACAGCCGCATCTATCAAAATCTGGGGTGACATAGCTGGATATGTCGCCTGGGAAAAAGGTGAGCCTTGCGCCACTTTTGAATATGAACCCAAATTTTTAAGAAATGGCCTCGACCTGGCTCCCATGACAATGAACTTGCGGGATGCCAGACAGGGAGCCAGGTGGTCTTTTCCAGATATAGACCCCATGACCTTCCATGGTTTACCCGGGTTATTAGCCAGCAGTCTGCCAGATAACTTTGGAAACAAACTGATAGACTCATGGTTAGTGAGGCATGGTCGTGATCCCAAAACCTTCAATGCCATTGAACGACTCTGCTATATTGGTACCCGGGGAATGGGGGCACTGGAATTTTATCCGCAATTAAGTTCAAAACGCCTTGATCAGTCAATCACTGTTGATGTCAAAGAATTGATGGCGTTGGTCCAGGACGCATTAACGGAACGGACTCGCCTTGATGCCCGAATAGATGAGGGTACGGCTGATAAAGAGAAAGCAGAGGCTTTATTAGCTATCCTGCGGGTTGGAACGTCTGCCGGTGGCGCTGTTCCTAAAGCCATTATTGCAATAAATGACAAAGGACACGTTATTTCCGGCCAGTCCGATGTCCCCAAAGGGTATGAGCATTGGATTTTGAAATTTGACGGTATTTCGGAAGATAAACCAGACAAATTTGGTACATCCTTTGATAATGGCCGAGTAGAGTATGCCTACTACCTGATGGCCCAGGATGCCGGAATCAACATGATGGAATGTCGGCTCTTAGAAGAAAATGGAAGAGCTCATTTTATGACTAAACGATTCGATCGAGTAGGAAATGAAAAAATCCATGTGCTGTCACTGGCCTGTATGAGTCACCTGGGGTGGAACCCGGCAGGATCAGCCGGATATGAACAGGCATTTTATACGATGCGTATGCTTCGTATGACCTATGCCGAACAAGAACAGCAGTTTCGCCGGATGGTTTTCAATGCAGTCTCAAAAAACATTGATGATCACACAAAAAATATCAGCTATATGATGGATAAGGATGGCGTATGGAAACTGTCTCCAGCCTATGATCTCACCCTATCTTTTGATTCCACAGAATTATTCGGAGATCAGCATAAAATGACAATCAATGGAAAACAAAAAGATATCACCATTGAAGATCTTCTTAGTGTCGCTAAAAATATGGGAATCAAAAAAGGCAGCAAGATCATCGAACAGGTTAGAGATTCAGTAGCCCGATGGGATACCTTTGCTGGCCAGGCAGGGGTTCAAAAGGATGTTCGGAAACATATCTCTGATCTTCACATGAGTTTAAAAGACACTACTTGA
- a CDS encoding helix-turn-helix domain-containing protein, with translation MSLFGATDSAIAEDIGDRLKTLRLDRNYSQKELCELTGLSIKAILNAEKGKSNIVTYIKILRALNCLDHLENFIPKPGISPMQIVKSSSKKRIRASNKKQTQTSGRKRVRKSDEDRTQTE, from the coding sequence ATGAGCCTCTTTGGAGCGACAGACTCAGCCATAGCTGAAGATATCGGCGACAGATTAAAGACCCTGCGTCTTGATCGAAATTACAGTCAAAAGGAACTCTGTGAGTTAACCGGACTTTCTATAAAAGCCATCTTGAACGCCGAAAAAGGCAAGAGCAATATTGTGACATATATAAAAATTCTGAGGGCTTTAAATTGCCTTGATCATTTGGAAAATTTTATCCCGAAACCGGGTATCAGTCCAATGCAAATAGTCAAATCATCGAGTAAGAAACGTATTCGAGCGTCAAATAAGAAACAGACCCAAACGTCAGGCCGAAAACGTGTCAGAAAATCAGATGAGGACCGTACCCAGACAGAATAA
- a CDS encoding formylmethanofuran dehydrogenase subunit E family protein: MWFPNRCHQGHLQRFSAIGMFVGIVILGLSFASTVSAMTDEENAAVAKHWQEKQQKYEELEDAMKKPYKSFDGPPKYIYRGTDSIDKTGTFYAPLQEECAYLPEFESIFTEGTAGQYFKYTLKFGMKDIIRFHGHSCEALYYTAAICRLICDQMFPDGVVDRTILRGIVGQSPCIADSMAYITGGRLQFGTLSMDPSLGHAVVIQRIDTGETWMGVWKDGIQSWNAKKIFGTPNKANPIPYKRWSNWKYEPETPADQLDDCKISWDYDQPELLQRLRDVKDNLKYLPKGQKPTIDANNVREEFNWLQYRHLREVFKHPLAESFQIKQVPNYKWEYPHVEPLWVPRLDQKAKWAPFMSHPEQVEK; encoded by the coding sequence ATGTGGTTTCCAAACCGGTGTCATCAAGGGCATCTTCAAAGGTTTTCAGCCATCGGAATGTTTGTCGGTATTGTTATCCTGGGATTAAGTTTTGCTTCGACAGTCTCTGCCATGACAGACGAAGAGAATGCTGCTGTCGCAAAACATTGGCAGGAAAAACAGCAAAAATATGAAGAACTCGAAGATGCGATGAAAAAACCGTATAAGTCATTTGACGGTCCTCCTAAATATATTTATCGGGGCACGGATTCAATTGACAAGACAGGCACTTTCTATGCGCCGCTTCAGGAAGAGTGTGCGTATCTGCCGGAATTTGAGTCGATCTTTACTGAAGGAACGGCAGGACAGTACTTTAAATATACCCTGAAATTCGGCATGAAGGATATTATTCGTTTTCATGGCCATTCCTGTGAAGCGCTGTACTATACAGCCGCCATTTGTCGGCTGATTTGTGATCAAATGTTTCCCGACGGGGTTGTCGATCGGACCATCCTGCGAGGAATTGTGGGACAATCGCCCTGTATTGCCGACTCCATGGCTTATATTACCGGCGGGCGCTTACAATTTGGCACGCTGAGCATGGACCCGAGTTTAGGACATGCAGTCGTTATTCAGCGGATTGACACCGGGGAAACCTGGATGGGCGTGTGGAAAGACGGCATTCAATCCTGGAACGCGAAGAAAATCTTTGGCACTCCCAACAAGGCGAATCCCATTCCCTATAAACGATGGTCAAACTGGAAATATGAGCCAGAGACTCCAGCGGATCAGTTGGATGACTGTAAAATTTCATGGGACTATGATCAACCGGAACTGCTTCAACGATTACGGGACGTAAAAGATAATTTAAAATATCTCCCCAAAGGCCAGAAACCAACAATTGACGCAAATAATGTGAGGGAAGAGTTCAACTGGCTTCAGTACCGGCATTTGCGCGAAGTTTTCAAGCACCCCTTGGCGGAGAGCTTTCAGATCAAACAGGTGCCGAACTATAAATGGGAATACCCCCATGTCGAGCCATTATGGGTTCCCCGCTTGGATCAGAAAGCAAAATGGGCACCGTTTATGTCTCACCCCGAGCAAGTAGAGAAATAA
- a CDS encoding alginate export family protein has translation MKKSVFPWKYRVFLLLGLFVGLLVPMAGQGLFLAQAQEDTASKLIFSAQLRARYEFQNSFNQKFYGDNPGAGKANDGFVYGRLRTGLDWYPTDKVHFALWGQHADAWGYALSDDDFYNKTFKTIHHPQKDYWELSTTYLEVKDILNTGMGIKAGRQKFSYADSRVFGPGEWGNSGRWVWDAVKLSWVFNRGFVDVFYGQTMLHEINQFSVNHRHGYESVGLYGHFELLQKPLEIIFEPMVFTKKDDHSNYTGEVDKRSGTLDSWYAGAYVKASMKGWNLEGTFLKEEGDYAKDDIDAYGYHTMLAYTFSSAWRPRLGVAYSYASGDSDPSDGKNETFHEAFGAKDKMYGRMNLFSWSNLQDYEASLTVKPREWFSVKGEVHQFKLADRHDAWSLNKKLYQDKTGESGNDVGKEIDIVATCKYFKSHTLMAGFGHFWPDEFAEKVASHKQATWAFLQWEYKFKTPLF, from the coding sequence ATGAAAAAAAGCGTTTTTCCATGGAAGTACAGGGTCTTTTTATTGCTGGGTTTATTTGTTGGATTATTAGTGCCCATGGCAGGGCAGGGCTTGTTCTTGGCGCAGGCGCAGGAAGATACGGCATCTAAACTTATTTTTAGTGCGCAACTTCGGGCACGATATGAATTCCAAAATAGTTTCAACCAAAAATTTTATGGAGATAATCCAGGGGCAGGAAAGGCCAATGATGGATTTGTGTATGGAAGGCTACGAACTGGACTTGATTGGTATCCAACAGACAAGGTTCACTTTGCCCTGTGGGGACAACATGCGGATGCCTGGGGCTATGCACTGTCGGACGACGATTTTTACAACAAAACATTCAAAACGATCCATCATCCTCAAAAAGATTACTGGGAACTTTCGACAACCTACCTTGAGGTAAAAGACATCCTCAACACGGGCATGGGTATCAAGGCAGGACGTCAAAAATTTTCCTATGCAGACAGCCGGGTTTTCGGTCCGGGAGAGTGGGGAAACTCCGGGAGATGGGTCTGGGATGCCGTCAAACTGTCCTGGGTTTTTAATAGAGGATTTGTTGATGTTTTTTACGGCCAGACCATGCTGCATGAAATCAATCAATTCAGCGTTAACCATCGCCACGGCTATGAAAGCGTGGGGTTGTATGGCCATTTTGAGCTCTTGCAAAAACCGTTAGAAATCATTTTTGAACCCATGGTCTTCACCAAAAAGGATGATCATTCGAACTACACAGGAGAAGTTGACAAAAGATCGGGTACTCTGGATTCGTGGTACGCCGGTGCATACGTGAAGGCCTCCATGAAGGGGTGGAATTTGGAAGGAACCTTCCTTAAAGAGGAAGGTGATTATGCAAAGGATGATATTGATGCCTATGGCTATCATACAATGCTTGCTTATACCTTCTCCTCTGCCTGGAGACCTCGATTGGGCGTCGCCTACAGCTATGCCTCGGGCGATAGCGATCCCAGTGACGGAAAAAATGAAACCTTCCATGAAGCTTTTGGCGCCAAAGACAAAATGTATGGTCGAATGAACCTTTTTTCCTGGAGCAATTTGCAGGATTACGAAGCCAGCCTTACGGTGAAACCTCGCGAGTGGTTTTCGGTAAAAGGGGAAGTGCATCAATTCAAACTTGCCGATCGACATGACGCCTGGTCTCTCAACAAAAAACTTTACCAGGACAAAACCGGCGAAAGTGGTAATGACGTGGGCAAGGAAATTGATATTGTCGCAACGTGTAAATATTTCAAAAGTCATACACTTATGGCGGGGTTCGGTCACTTCTGGCCTGATGAATTTGCGGAAAAGGTCGCTTCCCACAAGCAGGCAACCTGGGCCTTTTTACAATGGGAATATAAATTCAAAACCCCTTTATTTTAA
- a CDS encoding ABC transporter ATP-binding protein, giving the protein MFLEIEELQINLGEFYLQNISFSLEKGDYLSIIGPTGSGKTILLESIIGFWSPDKGKIIINGEDLTQELPERRRIGIVYQDYALLPHFTVFKNIAYGLKKIQKQGIDEKVMAMAASLHIDHLLHRKPDTLSGGEQQRVALARALIVEPRLLLMDEPFSALDLQTRHEARQLLKQAIQDRGTTVIHITHDLEDTWALANKVAVIKDGHLIQFGSLEEVFHRPASQFIATFVGVNILNGEIIRCTDGKSNINVNGFELSSCDQACVGSNVKVAIRPENIIVFKDPPASDATQNVLKTTLVQIVNQGNTLMLHLKSWETIIKVLVTHNALGIHRLRKGDVVYALIRQSDIRIIPVQLQNM; this is encoded by the coding sequence ATGTTTCTGGAAATTGAAGAACTGCAGATCAATCTGGGGGAATTTTATCTCCAGAATATTTCCTTTTCCCTGGAAAAGGGAGATTATTTAAGTATTATCGGTCCCACCGGATCAGGAAAGACGATCCTCCTGGAAAGTATCATTGGGTTCTGGTCTCCGGATAAGGGCAAAATTATCATTAACGGCGAAGATCTTACCCAGGAATTGCCGGAACGGCGACGTATCGGCATTGTATACCAGGACTATGCACTGCTGCCCCATTTTACCGTTTTTAAAAACATTGCCTATGGATTGAAAAAAATCCAGAAGCAGGGGATCGATGAAAAAGTGATGGCCATGGCCGCCTCCCTTCATATTGATCATCTCCTGCACCGCAAACCAGATACGCTTTCCGGGGGTGAACAGCAACGGGTCGCTCTTGCCAGAGCGCTTATTGTTGAACCCCGGCTTCTGCTCATGGACGAACCGTTTTCCGCCCTGGATCTCCAAACTCGCCATGAGGCCCGGCAGCTTCTCAAACAGGCCATTCAAGATCGGGGAACCACTGTCATTCACATTACCCACGACCTTGAAGATACCTGGGCTCTAGCCAACAAAGTTGCGGTGATAAAGGATGGACATTTAATTCAATTCGGTAGTCTGGAAGAAGTTTTTCACCGACCCGCCTCCCAATTTATCGCAACTTTTGTCGGTGTTAATATCCTTAATGGAGAAATCATTCGATGCACTGACGGGAAAAGCAATATCAATGTTAACGGTTTTGAGCTCAGTTCCTGTGACCAAGCCTGTGTTGGAAGTAATGTGAAAGTGGCCATACGCCCTGAAAATATTATTGTTTTTAAAGACCCGCCAGCTTCTGATGCCACACAGAATGTTTTAAAAACAACCCTGGTACAGATTGTCAATCAGGGAAATACCCTTATGCTGCATTTAAAATCATGGGAAACAATTATCAAAGTTCTGGTTACCCATAATGCGCTGGGAATACACAGACTCAGAAAAGGTGACGTGGTATACGCCCTTATTCGGCAGAGTGATATCAGAATTATACCGGTTCAGCTCCAGAATATGTAG
- a CDS encoding ABC transporter permease — MAIISLFIVPDFTDIWENLWSDEMQFSLKLSMVTGFISTILVMIFALPIGYTLSRFDFMGKGFVKAIIDLPVAFPELVLGLCLLLLFGNSIISKWLEVIGLNFVFTKQGVVAAQFFTALPYASRIMKSTFDYIDPRLEFISRSLGYSMFETFLNVSLPLANKGILASTIISFARCIGTFGTVLILAGGSYMKTEVLPITLYLNISYGNMGMALTSGIVLMVVSFAAIYVFERAEANL, encoded by the coding sequence ATGGCCATTATTTCACTGTTTATTGTGCCTGATTTCACAGATATCTGGGAGAATCTATGGAGCGATGAAATGCAATTTTCCCTCAAACTTTCTATGGTTACAGGTTTTATATCCACGATATTGGTCATGATATTTGCCCTTCCCATTGGCTATACATTGTCACGATTTGATTTTATGGGCAAAGGATTTGTCAAAGCCATTATTGATCTGCCTGTGGCATTTCCTGAATTGGTCCTGGGCCTCTGCCTGCTGCTGCTTTTCGGTAACAGCATCATCAGCAAGTGGCTGGAAGTGATAGGGCTGAACTTTGTTTTCACAAAGCAAGGGGTGGTGGCAGCTCAATTTTTTACGGCCCTGCCCTATGCCAGCCGTATCATGAAATCGACCTTTGACTATATTGATCCCAGGCTGGAGTTTATTTCCCGTTCCTTGGGCTACTCCATGTTTGAAACGTTTTTAAATGTTTCCCTTCCCCTTGCCAACAAGGGGATACTGGCTTCCACGATCATTTCCTTTGCCCGGTGCATCGGAACCTTTGGTACGGTGCTGATTCTGGCGGGGGGATCATACATGAAGACAGAGGTCCTTCCCATAACTCTTTATTTGAATATATCCTATGGCAATATGGGAATGGCATTGACCAGCGGAATTGTTTTGATGGTCGTCTCCTTTGCAGCCATCTATGTGTTCGAAAGGGCAGAGGCCAACCTCTGA
- the modA gene encoding molybdate ABC transporter substrate-binding protein, whose product MNKAISISILLLILVGNSYAADLIVFSGTGLIKPMEEMRKNYETQKKIQVDIHYGSSGEIFGMIAAGQPCDVLIPGAAKYTQDALKNGWVIQDTIRNLILHVPVIAVPKGNPSDIRRLEDLARPGVKVAIGDPKAPAIGRVAKKMLKNAGLWEKVQPNIKVYAPTVNQLLIYVALNQVDASLIWEDLTVWAEGKGKIEVVPIEAKYNMIKTIPTAVCSKAQHMETAMDFNAYVASDEGFQIWKKWGFKPCDE is encoded by the coding sequence ATGAACAAAGCTATTTCGATATCAATCCTTCTGCTGATCCTTGTCGGGAATAGCTATGCAGCAGATTTAATAGTTTTTAGTGGTACGGGTCTTATCAAGCCAATGGAAGAGATGCGTAAAAATTATGAAACCCAGAAGAAAATACAGGTCGATATTCATTACGGCAGTTCAGGCGAAATCTTCGGGATGATTGCCGCAGGTCAACCATGCGATGTATTGATCCCCGGTGCTGCAAAGTATACCCAGGACGCATTGAAAAATGGATGGGTTATTCAGGATACCATCCGTAACCTGATCCTTCATGTACCGGTCATCGCTGTGCCCAAAGGAAATCCATCTGATATCAGAAGATTAGAAGATTTAGCCCGGCCGGGGGTTAAGGTGGCCATTGGTGATCCCAAGGCCCCTGCTATTGGCAGGGTGGCAAAGAAGATGCTGAAAAACGCCGGATTATGGGAGAAAGTTCAACCCAATATCAAGGTGTATGCCCCGACAGTTAATCAATTATTGATCTACGTTGCCTTGAACCAGGTTGATGCTTCATTGATCTGGGAGGATTTAACAGTCTGGGCAGAGGGAAAAGGGAAAATCGAGGTTGTGCCCATTGAAGCAAAATACAACATGATTAAAACCATTCCAACAGCTGTATGCTCCAAGGCTCAGCACATGGAAACTGCCATGGATTTTAATGCCTATGTGGCATCCGATGAAGGCTTTCAAATCTGGAAAAAATGGGGTTTCAAACCTTGCGACGAATAA